A genomic region of Oceaniferula marina contains the following coding sequences:
- the nuoK gene encoding NADH-quinone oxidoreductase subunit NuoK, protein MPTPTLNEYLFFSGLLFAIGLGGVIIRRNIIVIFMCLEMMLAAASLTLVAFSRFNTVKGLPDYDGQMLVFFVITVAAAEVALGLAIIVSLYRARQTINTDQLTTLKG, encoded by the coding sequence ATGCCCACTCCTACGCTTAACGAATATCTGTTTTTCTCCGGCCTCCTCTTCGCCATCGGCCTTGGCGGAGTCATCATCCGGCGCAACATCATCGTCATCTTTATGTGCCTCGAAATGATGCTTGCTGCTGCTTCGCTCACACTGGTTGCCTTTTCCCGTTTCAATACAGTCAAAGGGCTCCCCGACTACGACGGCCAAATGCTCGTCTTTTTTGTCATCACCGTGGCTGCAGCCGAAGTGGCCCTGGGGCTCGCCATCATCGTCTCCCTCTACCGAGCCAGACAAACGATCAACACCGATCAACTTACAACGCTCAAGGGATAA
- a CDS encoding NADH-quinone oxidoreductase subunit J family protein, protein MISPIFYIFAAMMIAGGLMVVLLRNPVSSALAMVLSFLGLAGIFTGLNAYLVGILQILVYAGAIMVLFIFIIMLLDLKKEEKIHHNGLVLFIGILLPSVFMLQLAGVLMTEQTSPTAPELNFTETVDDYPEESIIHKKLKTERLPDVHLIGQKLYKDYNFPLQVIAVLLLSATVGCVTLSKKTSNKSSD, encoded by the coding sequence ATGATCTCACCAATTTTCTATATTTTCGCCGCGATGATGATTGCCGGCGGTCTGATGGTTGTGCTCCTGCGCAACCCGGTATCGAGTGCCTTGGCAATGGTGCTTAGTTTTCTGGGCCTTGCCGGTATTTTCACCGGACTGAACGCGTATCTCGTCGGGATTCTGCAAATCCTGGTTTATGCAGGAGCCATCATGGTTTTGTTTATTTTCATCATCATGCTGCTCGATCTGAAAAAGGAGGAAAAAATCCACCACAATGGCTTGGTTCTTTTTATCGGTATCCTTCTTCCGTCGGTCTTCATGCTTCAACTGGCTGGAGTTCTCATGACCGAGCAAACGTCCCCCACCGCCCCCGAACTCAATTTCACCGAAACGGTCGATGATTACCCCGAAGAAAGTATCATTCACAAAAAACTCAAAACAGAGCGCCTGCCCGATGTGCATCTGATCGGACAAAAACTCTACAAGGACTACAATTTCCCGCTTCAGGTGATTGCCGTTCTCCTCCTCTCTGCGACGGTTGGTTGCGTTACCCTTTCGAAAAAAACATCCAACAAATCCTCTGATTAA
- a CDS encoding 4Fe-4S binding protein yields MPVKKLTRPKLTLMEKLYLPAVFKGLAITLKHAINSMRGKTPGAENFNGSGTGVTMQYPETRWDDHLPEYYRGTPALVTDEQGRERCVSCQLCEFICPPKAIAITPGEIESDDPWAKVEKRPQEFDIDMTRCIYCGMCEEVCPEQAIFLRKDYLVIGLDRKEMVHDKEKLYEIGGVREGLVNKWNELK; encoded by the coding sequence ATGCCAGTTAAAAAACTTACCCGCCCCAAGCTCACGCTGATGGAAAAACTCTATCTGCCTGCAGTTTTCAAGGGATTGGCCATCACCCTGAAACACGCCATCAATTCGATGCGCGGAAAAACTCCGGGAGCTGAAAATTTCAACGGCTCGGGAACCGGCGTAACCATGCAATATCCGGAAACCCGCTGGGATGACCACCTTCCGGAATACTACCGTGGAACCCCGGCACTGGTGACCGATGAACAAGGACGGGAGCGTTGCGTGTCCTGCCAACTCTGCGAATTCATCTGCCCACCCAAAGCCATCGCCATCACTCCGGGAGAAATCGAATCCGATGATCCATGGGCAAAAGTCGAAAAACGACCTCAGGAATTCGATATCGATATGACTCGCTGCATTTACTGCGGCATGTGCGAAGAAGTCTGCCCGGAACAAGCGATCTTCCTCCGCAAAGATTACCTCGTCATCGGGCTCGACCGCAAAGAGATGGTTCACGACAAAGAGAAACTCTACGAAATCGGAGGCGTTCGCGAAGGCCTTGTCAACAAGTGGAATGAGCTCAAGTAA
- a CDS encoding complex I subunit 1/NuoH family protein: MDPLLILILSTAVKIVVFTFVCTLPIIAYSTYAERRVSSIIQDRVGPNRVGIPLTLFGGKKDIHLAGLLQPLADGFKAFLKEDFVPAHVRKFFFWIAPALTAAPAFLCICIIPFGSSITLFGEEIKLVIADIDAGPLFVFAIASLSVYGITFAGWASNNKYSFLGGVRSCAQMISYEIALGLSVIPVLMIFGQLNLSDIVQQQADNGWLLLPLWGEGLSMERWLLLIPLGISFVVFTTSIFAETNRMPFDLPECETELVGGYHTEYSSMKFALFFLGEYAAMVVGSAVIVTLFFGGWSAGFGLDAMINELAWGGLIHILIFLAKVIAFIIFFIWVRWTVPRFRYDQLMKLGWIVFFELALVNIFITAGIIMLCN, from the coding sequence ATGGATCCTCTTCTTATCCTCATCCTCAGCACAGCAGTGAAGATTGTTGTGTTCACCTTTGTCTGCACCCTGCCGATCATTGCCTATTCCACGTATGCTGAACGCCGGGTTTCCTCGATTATCCAAGACCGGGTCGGCCCCAACCGTGTGGGTATCCCGCTCACCTTATTCGGAGGAAAAAAGGACATCCATCTCGCAGGTCTGCTGCAACCGCTGGCGGACGGATTCAAGGCCTTCCTCAAAGAGGACTTTGTCCCGGCACATGTCCGTAAGTTTTTCTTCTGGATTGCTCCGGCACTCACCGCCGCCCCGGCATTCCTCTGCATCTGCATCATCCCCTTCGGCAGCAGCATCACGCTCTTCGGAGAAGAAATCAAACTTGTCATTGCCGACATCGATGCCGGCCCACTCTTTGTTTTTGCCATCGCTTCACTCAGTGTTTACGGCATCACCTTCGCCGGTTGGGCATCCAACAACAAATACTCCTTCCTCGGAGGTGTCCGCTCGTGCGCCCAGATGATTTCCTATGAAATTGCCCTCGGTCTCTCAGTCATTCCGGTTCTGATGATCTTTGGTCAGCTCAACCTTTCTGATATCGTGCAACAACAGGCCGACAACGGTTGGCTCTTGTTACCCCTCTGGGGTGAAGGCTTGAGTATGGAGCGCTGGCTCCTGCTGATCCCGCTCGGCATCTCTTTTGTGGTCTTCACCACTTCCATCTTTGCCGAAACCAATCGTATGCCTTTTGACCTTCCTGAATGCGAAACCGAACTCGTCGGCGGATACCACACGGAATACTCTTCGATGAAATTCGCTCTGTTTTTCCTCGGTGAATATGCCGCCATGGTTGTTGGTTCTGCAGTGATTGTCACCCTCTTCTTCGGTGGCTGGTCGGCAGGCTTTGGACTGGATGCCATGATCAACGAACTGGCATGGGGAGGACTGATCCACATCCTTATCTTCCTCGCGAAGGTGATTGCCTTTATTATTTTCTTCATCTGGGTGCGTTGGACCGTCCCCCGCTTCCGTTACGACCAATTGATGAAACTAGGCTGGATCGTTTTCTTCGAATTGGCACTGGTTAACATCTTCATCACGGCTGGCATCATCATGCTTTGCAACTAA